A genomic region of Atribacteraceae bacterium contains the following coding sequences:
- a CDS encoding four helix bundle protein, producing the protein MNGKEKPRDIKERTFQFALAIVRLCQRMENEFGVWRVLGRQLLRSGTSIGANVEEVQAGQSKADFTSKYAIALKEARETTYWLRLLKESGTLKDGSVEALIQEADELSRIIGSIVVNAKREKSK; encoded by the coding sequence ATGAACGGCAAAGAGAAACCGAGAGACATCAAGGAGCGAACCTTCCAGTTCGCCTTGGCGATTGTTCGGCTGTGTCAGCGGATGGAAAATGAATTCGGCGTGTGGCGGGTGCTTGGAAGGCAACTGCTGAGATCGGGTACTTCCATCGGCGCGAATGTGGAAGAGGTACAGGCGGGACAGAGTAAGGCGGACTTCACGAGTAAGTACGCCATCGCGCTGAAGGAAGCCAGAGAGACGACCTATTGGCTTCGCCTGCTCAAGGAGTCCGGTACATTGAAGGATGGCTCGGTCGAAGCACTCATTCAAGAAGCGGACGAACTCTCCCGCATCATCGGCTCGATTGTCGTAAACGCGAAGAGGGAGAAGTCGAAATGA
- a CDS encoding DUF499 domain-containing protein, producing the protein MPQARVAVFVGNAWDPKEGRETPWMDIARQLAGEKGAAALGKAAWNTPPGTEAIGRVFQAAEGPVLLLFDEVLNFLNRHRGMAEQFHAFIQNLTVATTGTTHGAAVISLPRSQVEMTDWDLKWQEKITRVVRRVAKDLIANDETEISEVVRRRLFEDIGNERVRNKVAKTYADWCFERRAELPPEWTAVDTAATEAKAREQLRNRFETCYPFHPSTLSVFQRKWQTLPQYQQTRGTLAMLAQWISWAYQTGYAEARREPLLTLGSAPLEAPGFRGVVLGQLGESRLIAALDADISGTHSHARALDADTRGSLRNIHRRVGATIMFESFGGQVDKVAHLPELRFALGEPEVDTTSVDNAAFAMEDKSYFIRRVGSDGFKISHQPTVKKVVNDRRASLDEESEIKPAMRRLVEEAFRHGASVPLVVFPEDGSAVQDTPKLTLALIDPEQEWTGGTTLRQQIGQWTKFRGQSPRLYPGALVWCWKKPGRDLRDSVEMWLAWKRVAREIADGTLGGDFDRASQAEIQAKAAEVAEAAKNEVWAGYRFAVLYDPTPHPSPTGRGSEGEGDGLETIDLGAGHSSSGETLCGRVIAALKSRALLNESVGAGYLERNWPPALKQAGAWPLAGLRQSFLNGSLTRLLDPDTVLRGKIVEFVERGDFGIVSGQKPEGGYERLWFKELIASEEVTFEPGVFLLLKSKAEALKSAPEPEGVVGPEPIPGPVWEPEPIPDQEPGPEPVPGAATRTLRIAGDLPPEVWNRLGIKLVSKLRSGSDLMLNIEFLVTVEGAVSRSFEADLKQILDDLGLADRVRVELAGGMNA; encoded by the coding sequence GTGCCGCAGGCCCGCGTCGCCGTCTTTGTCGGTAACGCCTGGGACCCCAAGGAGGGACGGGAAACACCGTGGATGGACATTGCCAGGCAACTGGCCGGCGAAAAAGGCGCCGCGGCCTTAGGCAAGGCCGCCTGGAACACGCCCCCGGGGACTGAAGCCATCGGGCGCGTGTTCCAGGCGGCGGAAGGGCCGGTGCTGCTCCTCTTTGACGAAGTATTAAACTTTCTGAACCGTCACCGGGGGATGGCCGAGCAGTTTCACGCTTTTATCCAGAATCTGACCGTGGCCACGACGGGGACGACGCACGGCGCGGCGGTCATCAGTCTGCCGCGCAGTCAGGTGGAGATGACCGACTGGGATTTAAAGTGGCAGGAGAAGATTACCAGAGTCGTGCGCCGGGTGGCTAAGGACCTCATCGCCAACGATGAGACCGAGATCAGCGAAGTGGTGCGGCGGCGCCTTTTCGAAGATATCGGGAACGAGCGGGTGCGGAATAAGGTGGCCAAAACCTACGCGGATTGGTGTTTTGAACGACGGGCTGAACTCCCGCCCGAATGGACGGCTGTGGACACGGCGGCAACGGAGGCCAAAGCCCGGGAGCAACTCCGCAATCGGTTTGAGACTTGCTATCCTTTCCATCCGTCCACCTTGTCGGTGTTCCAGCGTAAGTGGCAGACGCTCCCGCAGTACCAGCAGACGCGGGGAACCCTGGCCATGCTGGCGCAATGGATCTCCTGGGCGTATCAAACGGGCTACGCCGAGGCCCGGCGGGAACCACTCCTTACCCTTGGATCGGCGCCGTTGGAAGCACCGGGTTTCCGGGGTGTGGTACTGGGGCAATTGGGGGAATCCCGCCTCATTGCCGCGCTTGACGCCGATATCTCTGGGACTCATTCCCACGCGCGGGCCCTTGACGCGGACACCAGAGGGTCCTTGCGGAACATTCACCGCCGGGTAGGAGCCACGATCATGTTTGAGTCTTTCGGCGGCCAGGTGGACAAGGTGGCGCATCTGCCCGAGTTACGGTTCGCGCTCGGGGAACCGGAGGTGGATACCACATCAGTGGACAACGCGGCCTTCGCAATGGAGGATAAGTCCTACTTTATCCGGCGGGTGGGGTCGGACGGGTTTAAGATCAGCCACCAGCCGACGGTGAAAAAGGTGGTTAATGACCGGAGAGCTTCCCTGGACGAGGAATCCGAAATCAAACCGGCCATGCGCAGACTGGTTGAGGAGGCGTTCAGGCACGGCGCGAGTGTACCCTTGGTGGTATTCCCGGAGGATGGAAGCGCTGTACAGGATACCCCGAAGCTGACACTGGCGCTGATAGACCCGGAGCAAGAGTGGACAGGTGGAACCACGCTTCGGCAGCAAATAGGGCAATGGACAAAGTTTCGGGGCCAGTCGCCGCGATTGTACCCCGGGGCATTAGTATGGTGCTGGAAAAAACCGGGCCGTGATCTGCGGGACAGCGTGGAGATGTGGCTGGCCTGGAAGCGGGTGGCGCGGGAGATTGCCGATGGCACACTGGGCGGTGACTTTGACCGTGCCAGCCAGGCGGAAATCCAGGCCAAGGCGGCTGAGGTGGCCGAGGCGGCTAAGAATGAGGTCTGGGCCGGCTACCGTTTCGCGGTGCTCTATGATCCCACACCACATCCCTCTCCCACTGGGAGAGGGAGTGAGGGTGAGGGAGATGGGCTCGAGACCATTGATCTTGGCGCGGGTCATTCCAGCTCTGGCGAGACACTCTGCGGCCGCGTGATTGCCGCTCTAAAGTCGCGGGCCTTGCTGAATGAGTCCGTGGGTGCGGGCTACCTCGAGCGGAACTGGCCGCCGGCTCTCAAACAAGCCGGGGCCTGGCCGCTGGCCGGCCTGCGGCAAAGCTTTTTGAACGGCTCACTGACCAGGCTGCTGGACCCGGATACCGTTTTACGCGGCAAGATCGTCGAATTTGTAGAGCGGGGTGATTTCGGCATTGTATCCGGGCAAAAGCCGGAGGGCGGCTACGAGCGTTTGTGGTTCAAGGAGTTAATTGCTTCAGAGGAAGTGACCTTTGAACCGGGCGTGTTCTTGTTACTGAAGTCTAAGGCCGAGGCTTTAAAGAGCGCACCGGAGCCCGAGGGGGTTGTTGGTCCTGAACCAATCCCCGGACCGGTGTGGGAACCGGAACCGATCCCCGACCAGGAACCGGGGCCGGAGCCCGTGCCGGGGGCTGCCACCAGGACGCTTCGGATCGCCGGAGACCTGCCCCCGGAAGTCTGGAACCGGCTGGGAATAAAACTGGTGTCAAAATTGCGCAGCGGCTCTGACCTTATGCTTAACATTGAATTCTTGGTCACAGTGGAAGGTGCGGTCTCCCGAAGTTTTGAAGCCGATCTGAAACAAATACTGGACGACCTCGGCTTGGCGGACCGCGTGCGGGTTGAGCTGGCAGGAGGGATGAACGCGTGA